From the Pongo pygmaeus isolate AG05252 chromosome X, NHGRI_mPonPyg2-v2.0_pri, whole genome shotgun sequence genome, one window contains:
- the LOC129024080 gene encoding cytochrome b-c1 complex subunit 9-like, whose protein sequence is MDNRGRNIVMPTLTAKLYSLLFRRTSTFALTIAVGVLFFERVFHQGVDEIYQHISERKLWKHIKQKYEKK, encoded by the exons ATGG ATAATAGAGGAAGAAACATAGTGATGCCGACGTTGACTGCGAAATTGTACTCCCTGCTGTTCCGCAGGACTTCCACCTTCGCCCTCACCATTGCTGTGGGCGTCCTGTTCTTCGAGCGAGTCTTCCATCAGGGCGTGGACGAGATCTACCAGCACATCAGCGAGAGGAAGCTATGGAAACACATCAAGCAAAAGTATGAGAAAAAGTAG